A stretch of the Rosa rugosa chromosome 5, drRosRugo1.1, whole genome shotgun sequence genome encodes the following:
- the LOC133710711 gene encoding non-specific lipid transfer protein GPI-anchored 15: MNSNFTKACLVLAFVFLVATQFFVEEVGAAGECGRTPIRSAATSLSPCLSAAGNARAKVPPTCCTKVGALVKAAPKCLCAVLLSPLAKQARINPAIAITIPKRCNIRNRPVGKKCGRYVVP; this comes from the exons ATGAACTCCAACTTTACTAAAGCCTGCCTTGTTCTTGCGTTTGTGTTTCTGGTAGCTACGCAATTCTTCGTCGAGGAAGTTGGCGCTGCTGGAGAATGTGGAAGGACCCCGATCAGGTCTGCGGCGACTAGCTTGAGCCCGTGCTTGAGTGCAGCCGGAAACGCGAGGGCTAAGGTTCCTCCAACTTGCTGCACCAAAGTTGGTGCCCTGGTAAAGGCTGCCCCGAAATGCCTTTGTGCTGTTTTGTTGTCACCTTTGGCAAAGCAAGCTCGTATAAATCCTGCAATTGCCATCACTATTCCAAAGAGATGCAACATCAGGAACCGACCTGTTGGAAAGAAGTGTGGAA GGTACGTTGTCCCATAA
- the LOC133709799 gene encoding uncharacterized protein LOC133709799, translating into MGELHSMSMAYSSSSLALGGPGLGLGLGLGGGNWDNCHNFNLGVLSSDRMSLVMDDFNAAPPFSSTLESDFSTGYLEDALVEFSERSKRRRMLLFNDDEIRDSTAVASKRRWNSDWEVLESFDSISQLITSTGLSGDDPTSMSTTPVSRICGDETNIVDTKMNTREEAIDSSSSSSSCKESANTNSMAAEKENLFSANAPLAADEKRNKKRPVITSRVVYPFAVVKPGGVEGDVTLNDINERISMPPTRPVRHPVGDFACRPCVSDPDGPGLSGKAVVALTRIQTQGRGTITIIRTKG; encoded by the exons ATGGGTGAGCTTCACTCCATGTCCATGGCTTACTCTAGCAGTAGCCTAGCCCTAGGAGGACCAGGACTAGGTCTAGGTCTAGGACTGGGAGGAGGGAATTGGGATAATTGCCACAACTTCAACCTTGGAGTTCTCAGCTCAGACAGGATGTCTTTAG TGATGGATGACTTTAATGCCGCACCACCATTTTCTTCTACTCTCGAGTCGGATTTCTCGACCGGTTACTTGGAAGACGCTTTGGTAGAATTCAGTGAGCGCTCGAAAAGAAGACGCATGCTGTTGTTTAACGATGACGAAATCAGAGACTCCACCGCTGTTGCTTCAAAG AGACGCTGGAATTCAGACTGGGAAGTGCTTGAGAGTTTTGACAGCATTAGCCAACTAATCACCTCTACTGGGCTATCag GGGATGATCCTACAAGTATGAGTACTACACCAGTGAGCAGAATCTGTGGGGATGAGACCAACATAGTCGATACAAAGATGAACACAAGAGAAGAAGCTATTGATTCCtcgtcttcatcttcttcttgcaAAGAATCAGCCAACACCAACTCCATGGCTGCCGAGAAAGAGAACCTCTTTTCCGCTAATGCTCCTCTGGCTGCAG ATGAGAAGAGAAATAAGAAGAGGCCGGTGATAACGTCGAGGGTGGTGTATCCCTTTGCGGTTGTGAAACCGGGAGGAGTAGAAGGTGACGTGACGCTAAACGACATCAACGAGAGGATTTCAATGCCACCAACGCGACCAGTACGACACCCCGTTGGGGACTTTGCGTGTCGGCCATGCGTATCTGATCCTGATGGTCCAGGACTTTCTGGTAAAGCTGTGGTGGCCCTTACCAGAATTCAAACACAGGGAAGAGGCACAATCACTATTATCAGAACCAAAGGTTAA